From the genome of Thermomicrobiales bacterium, one region includes:
- a CDS encoding ester cyclase, which produces MTAEQMMDTFRVVIEEGFSKGNVAALNDCFGPTWAEHQFDLPSTLEAFKNTILWLRATMADLTLTIEDMTVDGDMLWARMTARGTNVGEFMGRAPTNKSFAMTVFDACRFEDGKIVEHWGVPDRFHMLIQLGLLPGPSA; this is translated from the coding sequence ATGACCGCCGAGCAGATGATGGACACGTTCCGGGTTGTGATCGAGGAAGGCTTCAGCAAGGGCAATGTCGCGGCGCTCAACGATTGCTTCGGTCCGACCTGGGCTGAGCACCAGTTCGATCTTCCATCAACCCTGGAAGCGTTCAAGAACACGATCCTCTGGCTGCGCGCGACGATGGCCGACCTAACGCTCACCATCGAGGACATGACCGTCGATGGCGACATGCTCTGGGCACGGATGACAGCACGCGGCACGAACGTCGGCGAATTCATGGGTCGCGCGCCGACCAACAAGTCGTTCGCAATGACTGTCTTCGACGCCTGCCGCTTCGAGGACGGCAAGATCGTCGAGCACTGGGGTGTGCCCGACCGCTTTCATATGCTGATCCAGCTCGGCCTGCTCCCCGGCCCATCGGCCTGA